Proteins encoded by one window of Cyclobacteriaceae bacterium:
- a CDS encoding DUF2309 domain-containing protein encodes MRLKHAQFNEHEVLKELSHYLPAQAPLKDFIHHNTLHAFQDLPFEKATRYAAELFGYKTLLMLEEYRSLFHTGRISSSVLEKIVSARKGNALVDVWKRKLLHEDYPPPQSPRIGALRSRWKRDYRVDLDSLVHPFLFRILCSYLDQGIAMWGFPVWHKGFLASIREMERTSLTSFFKSKRAKHYLLQHHSLTSLLREVVGNEKYFKQYVFDQQFAHQGWSGMVAVIENDPHVLLDRKKISLHDLIVFELLLEIDALDTHFEEGWTPLGHLTGEKPIDLFEEVSSAEHHEVLVLWQEAFEWTYYDEVLLGLKLGSNGKQDLSAKTFQAMFCLDDRACSLRRYLERLDTHCETYGTPGFFNVEFFYQPEHGKFLTKLCPAPVRPQYLIKEKGTRKKHERDVHFTKHSHGLFRGWLISQTLGFWSALKLFINIFKPSMSPATATSLRHMDKHSTLTIECKHPEHREKDLQVGFTIDEMADRVEGLLKSIGLVKNFAPLVYVVGHGSSSVNNPHYAAYDCGACSGRPGSVNARVVCHMANHRAVREVLSARGIDIPATTRFVGGLHDTTRDEVVFFDEETLSQELAEAHMRNVLVFHTALDLNAKERSRRFVMVNSKLNLDKVHDAVRRRSVSLFEPRPELNHATNALCVIGRRNLTRHVFLDRRSFLNSYDYRVDPEGKYLLNILKAAAPVCGGINLEYFFSRVDNQKLGAGTKLPHNVMGLFGVANGIDGDLRPGLPSQMVEVHDPVRLLTLVEHKPDVVLRVIQSSPPTYEWFENQWVHLVVVDPETHEFWLYRDGTFAPYDPVEKPMLQADDLAPVFETHSENLPVYLIP; translated from the coding sequence ATTCGATTGAAACACGCTCAGTTTAATGAGCATGAAGTACTGAAAGAGCTAAGCCACTATTTGCCCGCGCAAGCTCCGTTGAAAGACTTTATTCATCACAACACACTTCATGCTTTCCAGGATTTGCCGTTTGAAAAAGCTACCCGATATGCTGCAGAACTTTTTGGGTACAAAACATTGCTCATGTTGGAGGAATACCGTTCGTTATTCCATACGGGAAGAATCAGTTCATCCGTTCTGGAGAAAATAGTTTCTGCCCGAAAGGGAAATGCCCTGGTTGATGTATGGAAGCGAAAACTTTTGCACGAAGATTACCCGCCACCCCAATCACCCCGGATTGGTGCTTTGCGTTCACGATGGAAAAGGGATTACCGTGTTGACCTGGATTCTCTTGTTCATCCCTTTCTGTTTCGAATTCTTTGCAGTTACCTCGATCAGGGAATTGCCATGTGGGGATTTCCGGTTTGGCATAAAGGGTTTCTGGCGTCCATTCGGGAAATGGAGCGCACTAGCCTGACGAGCTTTTTCAAATCGAAACGTGCAAAGCACTATTTACTTCAACACCACAGCCTGACCAGTTTATTACGGGAGGTAGTGGGCAATGAAAAATATTTTAAGCAGTACGTGTTCGATCAGCAGTTTGCCCATCAGGGTTGGTCGGGGATGGTAGCAGTAATTGAAAATGATCCACATGTATTATTAGACCGCAAGAAAATCTCGTTGCATGACCTGATCGTATTTGAATTGCTGCTGGAGATTGATGCATTGGATACTCATTTTGAAGAAGGATGGACTCCGCTTGGGCATTTGACAGGCGAGAAGCCAATCGATTTGTTCGAAGAAGTCAGTTCAGCAGAACACCATGAGGTTTTGGTGCTGTGGCAAGAAGCTTTTGAATGGACGTATTATGATGAAGTGCTGCTTGGTTTAAAGTTGGGATCAAATGGAAAGCAGGATTTATCGGCTAAAACCTTTCAGGCCATGTTTTGCCTTGACGACCGTGCGTGTTCGTTGAGACGGTACCTTGAGCGACTCGATACACATTGCGAAACGTATGGCACGCCTGGTTTTTTCAATGTTGAGTTTTTCTACCAGCCCGAGCATGGAAAATTTTTAACCAAGCTATGCCCGGCACCGGTAAGGCCTCAGTATCTGATTAAAGAAAAGGGCACGCGTAAAAAGCATGAGCGTGATGTTCATTTTACCAAACACAGTCATGGCTTATTCAGGGGTTGGCTCATTTCGCAAACACTTGGTTTTTGGTCGGCATTAAAACTCTTCATTAATATTTTCAAGCCATCCATGAGTCCGGCAACGGCCACTTCGCTGCGGCATATGGACAAACATTCAACACTCACTATAGAGTGTAAACATCCTGAGCATCGCGAAAAGGATTTGCAGGTTGGCTTTACAATTGATGAAATGGCTGATCGGGTGGAGGGGTTGCTAAAGAGCATCGGACTGGTGAAAAATTTTGCACCGTTGGTTTATGTTGTTGGCCACGGATCGAGCAGTGTCAATAATCCACATTATGCAGCCTATGATTGTGGCGCATGTTCAGGAAGACCAGGCTCAGTTAATGCACGTGTGGTTTGTCACATGGCTAATCACAGGGCAGTGCGTGAAGTGTTGAGCGCACGCGGTATTGATATTCCGGCAACAACCCGTTTTGTTGGTGGCTTGCACGATACAACGCGCGATGAAGTGGTGTTCTTTGATGAAGAAACACTTTCTCAGGAATTAGCAGAAGCACATATGCGCAATGTGCTGGTGTTTCATACGGCTCTTGATTTAAACGCAAAGGAACGTTCACGTAGGTTTGTGATGGTTAACAGCAAACTCAATCTTGACAAGGTGCATGATGCTGTGCGCAGAAGATCGGTCTCGTTATTTGAACCGCGACCAGAACTTAATCATGCCACCAATGCCTTGTGCGTAATCGGTAGAAGAAACCTAACCCGACACGTGTTTCTCGACCGAAGATCATTTCTTAATTCGTACGATTATCGGGTTGATCCGGAAGGAAAATACCTACTCAACATTTTGAAAGCAGCTGCACCCGTATGCGGGGGCATTAATCTGGAGTACTTCTTTTCGCGTGTGGACAATCAAAAACTTGGAGCGGGCACAAAATTGCCACACAACGTAATGGGGCTGTTTGGGGTAGCAAACGGAATTGATGGCGATTTGCGTCCCGGCTTACCCAGCCAGATGGTTGAGGTACATGACCCGGTTCGTCTGCTTACCCTTGTGGAGCATAAACCCGATGTTGTGTTGCGCGTAATCCAATCCTCTCCACCAACATATGAGTGGTTTGAAAACCAATGGGTTCACCTCGTAGTGGTTGATCCGGAGACACATGAGTTTTGGTTATACCGGGATGGTACATTTGCTCCCTATGATCCGGTAGAGAAGCCCATGTTACAGGCGGATGATCTCGCTCCTGTATTTGAAACCCATTCAGAAAATTTACCTGTTTACTTAATCCCCTAA
- a CDS encoding SulP family inorganic anion transporter translates to MKTIDIPKDGIEGFKQNWKQDALSGFLVFLLALPLSLGIAKASEFPPAMGVLTAMVGGLFVSFFAGSRLTIKGPAAGLITICAAAVTEFGGGSEGWHLALGVIVVASLIQIIFGFLKFGSLSDFFPHSAVHGMLAAIGLIIFSKQIHVLLGIDPATLKGLGPVELYERIPHSIIHADPRVTLVGIVSLVIIFGMPYLKGKIFKRIPAPMVVLLVTIPMALIMDFKHTEPAFDMVSIGDFWSNVGFNASFAAIGTFVFWKYVFMFLFVSSLESLLTVKAIDGLDPWKRVSNPNKDLAAVGAGNAIASLLGGLPMISEVARSSANINFGGRTRWSNFFHGFFLLAAMIFFIPVIEMIPNTALAALLIAVGYRLASPNEFFKTYKIGSEQLVVFVTTIIVTVATDLLIGVFAGILMKFVFHVINGAPLRSLFKARFDVQESQQEYAIKIRDAAIFSNLIGFKKLFKQLKPAKTVTLNFADAKIVDHTFMEQLHHFEESFGHEGGKVNVTGFEYFENFSNHPLSARKVSVNNNKLEIKLNDRQISLRKYASDFGFTFYPQKVKNTFKFKDFPILQGIKFQYEENVLVRYNEWARYEVSDIKLSEFALQAQSDLVITVLMISETEVHLPDFALEPENLWSKFSEGVQGKDIDFSGNPVFSKRYYLRGTDERAVKEFFNEPVINFFESHNGIHVESHRNKILIYLKRDTLDPEGIHNLIAFADEFVQLCQLQPTT, encoded by the coding sequence ATGAAGACAATAGATATTCCAAAAGACGGTATTGAAGGATTTAAACAAAATTGGAAGCAAGATGCACTCTCTGGCTTCCTGGTTTTTCTGCTGGCGTTACCACTCAGTTTGGGCATTGCCAAGGCGAGTGAGTTTCCACCAGCGATGGGCGTGTTAACCGCCATGGTTGGGGGATTGTTTGTAAGCTTTTTTGCAGGATCGCGCCTTACCATTAAGGGCCCTGCGGCTGGCTTAATTACTATTTGCGCTGCAGCTGTTACAGAATTCGGTGGTGGCTCTGAAGGTTGGCACCTGGCCCTTGGTGTAATTGTAGTGGCATCCTTAATTCAAATAATTTTCGGTTTCCTGAAGTTCGGATCACTCAGCGATTTTTTTCCGCACTCGGCTGTGCACGGCATGTTAGCTGCCATTGGCCTTATTATTTTTTCAAAGCAGATTCATGTGTTGCTGGGTATTGATCCGGCCACGCTGAAAGGCCTTGGGCCGGTTGAATTGTATGAACGTATCCCGCACTCCATCATACATGCTGATCCGCGCGTAACGCTGGTGGGTATCGTAAGCCTGGTAATCATTTTTGGAATGCCGTACCTGAAGGGAAAAATTTTTAAACGTATACCTGCGCCAATGGTGGTGCTGCTGGTCACTATTCCAATGGCACTTATTATGGATTTCAAGCACACCGAGCCCGCCTTTGATATGGTAAGCATTGGTGATTTTTGGAGTAACGTGGGTTTCAACGCAAGCTTCGCAGCCATTGGTACGTTTGTTTTCTGGAAGTACGTCTTTATGTTTTTGTTTGTGAGCAGCCTGGAGTCGTTGCTTACGGTTAAGGCAATTGATGGATTGGATCCCTGGAAAAGGGTCAGTAATCCAAACAAAGACCTGGCTGCAGTTGGTGCAGGGAATGCCATTGCCAGTTTATTGGGTGGTTTGCCTATGATATCTGAAGTGGCACGAAGTTCAGCGAACATCAACTTTGGGGGACGCACACGCTGGAGTAATTTCTTTCACGGATTCTTTCTGCTTGCTGCGATGATCTTTTTTATACCGGTAATTGAAATGATTCCCAATACTGCATTGGCCGCTTTACTGATTGCAGTAGGTTATCGACTCGCTTCTCCAAATGAGTTTTTCAAAACCTATAAGATTGGTTCGGAACAGCTTGTGGTCTTTGTGACAACTATTATTGTTACCGTAGCTACGGATTTATTAATAGGAGTTTTTGCGGGTATCCTTATGAAGTTTGTATTTCACGTCATTAATGGTGCACCTTTACGGTCGCTGTTCAAGGCCCGGTTTGACGTTCAGGAATCCCAGCAGGAATATGCCATAAAAATTAGAGATGCAGCTATCTTTTCTAATCTGATCGGATTCAAAAAGTTATTTAAGCAGCTGAAACCGGCAAAGACGGTAACCTTAAATTTCGCTGATGCAAAGATTGTCGATCATACCTTCATGGAACAACTACATCATTTTGAAGAATCATTCGGGCATGAAGGCGGAAAAGTAAATGTAACCGGGTTTGAGTATTTTGAAAACTTCTCAAATCATCCCTTGTCGGCCCGTAAGGTTTCAGTGAACAATAACAAGCTGGAAATTAAACTCAATGACCGCCAGATTAGTTTGCGCAAGTATGCGAGTGATTTTGGCTTTACCTTTTACCCACAAAAGGTAAAGAATACCTTTAAGTTTAAGGACTTCCCGATTTTGCAGGGTATTAAATTTCAGTATGAAGAAAATGTTCTCGTTCGATACAATGAATGGGCACGGTATGAAGTGTCAGACATCAAGCTTTCTGAGTTTGCTTTACAGGCACAATCCGATTTGGTGATCACTGTGCTTATGATCAGCGAAACTGAGGTTCACTTGCCTGATTTTGCCCTGGAACCGGAAAATCTTTGGTCGAAATTTTCTGAAGGCGTTCAAGGTAAAGACATTGATTTTTCTGGAAATCCGGTTTTTTCAAAGCGCTACTATTTGCGCGGTACGGACGAAAGGGCAGTTAAGGAATTTTTCAATGAGCCTGTTATCAATTTCTTTGAATCACATAATGGCATTCATGTGGAGTCTCATCGAAACAAAATTTTGATTTATCTGAAAAGGGATACGCTTGATCCTGAAGGCATCCATAACTTGATTGCATTCGCAGATGAATTTGTTCAGTTGTGCCAATTGCAGCCGACAACATAG
- a CDS encoding GNAT family N-acetyltransferase has translation MKTEITIRKGTKADLPRVLELIKELALYEKAPHEVINTVELMEKDGFGSNPIYGLFVAENQKGVVGISIYYWRYSTWKGKRLYLEDIVVTETERGKGIGKLLFDRTMQHALDEDCSGMMWQVLDWNEPAINFYEKYYKAKLDGEWINCSLERDEIIKLISNE, from the coding sequence ATGAAAACAGAGATTACCATACGAAAAGGAACAAAAGCTGATCTGCCACGCGTTCTTGAGTTGATTAAGGAACTTGCCTTGTATGAAAAAGCTCCGCACGAAGTAATCAATACGGTTGAATTGATGGAGAAAGATGGTTTCGGGTCGAATCCGATTTATGGCTTGTTTGTAGCTGAGAATCAAAAGGGTGTTGTGGGCATCTCCATTTACTATTGGCGTTACTCTACCTGGAAGGGCAAGCGACTTTACCTGGAAGACATTGTAGTAACCGAAACAGAACGTGGCAAGGGAATTGGGAAACTACTCTTTGACCGAACCATGCAACATGCGCTGGATGAGGATTGCTCGGGCATGATGTGGCAGGTGCTGGATTGGAATGAACCGGCTATTAATTTCTATGAGAAATATTATAAGGCGAAATTGGATGGTGAGTGGATAAACTGCAGCCTGGAGCGTGATGAAATCATAAAACTGATTTCAAATGAATAG
- a CDS encoding DUF4286 family protein — MFLYNVTIGIDKEIEQEWVAWMKAEHIPDVLNTGLFLNYKMYKVLHDNDDGSISYSVQYFAETLENVVQYLEKFAPELIEKHKQKYGGRHVAFRTLLQEI, encoded by the coding sequence ATGTTTTTATACAACGTTACCATTGGCATTGATAAGGAAATTGAACAAGAATGGGTTGCCTGGATGAAGGCCGAACACATTCCCGATGTACTCAATACCGGTCTGTTTTTAAATTATAAAATGTACAAGGTGTTGCACGACAATGACGATGGCAGCATTTCGTATAGCGTACAATACTTCGCTGAAACCCTGGAAAACGTAGTGCAGTATCTCGAAAAGTTTGCTCCCGAATTAATCGAAAAACATAAGCAAAAATATGGCGGGCGTCATGTGGCATTCAGAACATTGCTGCAGGAGATCTGA
- the serS gene encoding serine--tRNA ligase, translating into MLQVSILREQRDRIIKGLEKRRLKDAAALVDQAIELDQSRRDTQKQADDLKAKSNAEAKRIGELMKAGKTDEANTLRAAIASEKDQLKSLEQKLSGLEEALKIQLYKIPNVPAEKVPAGGGAEDNITVHEHGKIPQLGADALPHWELIKKYDIIDFDLGIKITGAGFPVYKGKGAKLQRALINFFLDEAEKAGYREMLPPIVVNEASGYGTGQLPDKEGQMYFVQEDGLYLIPTAEVPITNLYRDVMLTEDQLPVKNVGYTPCFRREAGSWGAHVRGLNRLHQFDKVEIVQVRKAEESYQILDEMCAHVQGLLEKLELPYRKLLLCGGDMGFNSAMTYDMEVFAAAQQRWLEVSSVSNFEAYQSNRLKLRYKNKDGKTELLHTLNGSALALPRIVAGILENNQTSDGIKIPKVLVPYCGFDKIS; encoded by the coding sequence ATGCTTCAGGTTTCCATTTTGCGCGAGCAGCGCGACCGTATCATTAAAGGACTTGAAAAGCGGAGGCTGAAAGATGCCGCTGCGTTGGTAGATCAGGCGATCGAACTGGATCAGTCGCGCAGAGATACCCAAAAACAAGCCGATGACCTGAAGGCAAAATCCAATGCTGAAGCCAAGCGTATAGGTGAGTTGATGAAGGCTGGGAAAACTGATGAGGCCAACACCTTGCGTGCGGCCATTGCCAGTGAAAAGGATCAGCTAAAGAGCCTTGAGCAAAAGCTTAGCGGGTTAGAAGAAGCGTTGAAAATACAGTTGTATAAAATCCCGAATGTGCCGGCTGAAAAGGTTCCGGCAGGGGGTGGCGCTGAGGATAACATCACCGTACATGAACATGGAAAAATCCCTCAGCTTGGCGCAGATGCATTGCCGCACTGGGAGTTGATCAAAAAGTACGACATCATCGACTTTGATTTAGGGATTAAAATAACCGGTGCAGGATTTCCGGTATACAAAGGCAAAGGGGCCAAACTGCAGCGTGCCTTGATCAACTTCTTTTTGGATGAAGCCGAGAAAGCCGGCTACCGTGAAATGCTTCCGCCTATTGTGGTGAATGAAGCTTCCGGCTATGGCACCGGGCAACTTCCCGATAAGGAAGGTCAAATGTATTTTGTTCAAGAGGATGGACTGTACCTGATTCCAACTGCCGAGGTTCCCATCACCAATTTGTATCGTGATGTAATGCTGACGGAAGATCAGCTTCCGGTAAAAAATGTGGGATACACACCATGCTTTCGCAGAGAGGCCGGAAGCTGGGGTGCGCATGTTCGCGGATTGAATCGCTTGCACCAGTTTGATAAGGTTGAGATTGTGCAGGTACGCAAGGCGGAAGAATCATACCAGATATTGGATGAAATGTGTGCGCATGTTCAGGGCTTGTTGGAAAAATTGGAATTGCCTTACCGAAAGCTATTGCTCTGTGGCGGAGATATGGGTTTTAATTCAGCCATGACCTACGACATGGAAGTGTTTGCCGCAGCCCAGCAGCGTTGGTTGGAAGTAAGCTCCGTGAGTAACTTTGAAGCATACCAGTCGAACCGGTTAAAACTCAGGTATAAGAACAAAGACGGCAAAACCGAATTGTTACACACCCTTAACGGTAGTGCGTTGGCGTTGCCACGGATTGTAGCTGGTATCCTGGAAAACAACCAAACCTCTGATGGCATTAAAATACCCAAGGTATTGGTGCCTTATTGCGGGTTCGACAAAATCAGTTAA
- a CDS encoding proton-conducting transporter membrane subunit, with protein MRPELFIQVFVGIPLLGFLLSLIVSRSREMFISRLAFGTIGVNLLAVMIFTGYWLMEGQPTLNLRDFSIFKTQGYEFFVDFCFDKITAVYLLVGSILSFLVTLYSRYYMHREEGYKRFFNTLLFFYLGYNLVIVAGNFETMFIGWEMLGISSFLLIAFYRDRYLPVKNAVKVFSIYRVADVGFLLTMWMSHHLWHENITFVKLNDAAFVNEHLASHSAIGVFISLMILISAAAKSAQLPFSSWLPRAMEGPTPSSAIFYGSLSVHIGVFLLLRTFPFWEHQFSIRILIGVLGLVTSLVATGIARVQSTVKSQIAYSSIAQIGLIFIEVAAGFENLALFHFAGNAFLRTYQLLVSPSVVSYLIREQFYHFVPREHTVEDSLPKRIEYSFYMLCLKEWNLDSFMYRYLWNPMKTAGNALGFFSVKRVVIFFLMVTLLGLGVHAIAQALPDEFVKSLPFAFALLAVTMVLKSFTERKNVLASWMLIIANHCLIALAVSFNELFGLDHIVIYLSGVIAFGILGYLGLLRLKMLEGDIDLDRFHGYVYAHPKITFTFLLSCLGIAGFPISPTFLGEDLIFTHIHAYQYGLAFLVALSFILNGLALIRIYARVFLGPHVKSMYEMAYRSS; from the coding sequence ATGCGACCAGAACTTTTCATTCAAGTGTTTGTGGGGATTCCGTTGCTTGGATTTCTGCTGAGTTTAATCGTTTCGCGAAGCCGGGAGATGTTTATTTCGCGACTTGCATTTGGCACCATTGGCGTTAACCTGTTAGCGGTGATGATCTTCACTGGATATTGGTTGATGGAAGGACAGCCTACACTTAACCTTCGCGATTTCTCCATTTTCAAAACGCAGGGATACGAATTCTTTGTCGATTTCTGTTTTGATAAGATAACGGCTGTGTATTTGTTGGTGGGATCGATACTCTCTTTTTTGGTTACGTTGTACAGTCGGTATTATATGCACCGCGAAGAAGGGTACAAGCGGTTTTTCAATACCCTATTGTTCTTCTACCTCGGGTACAACCTGGTGATCGTTGCCGGTAATTTTGAAACGATGTTTATCGGGTGGGAGATGTTAGGCATATCATCTTTCCTGCTCATTGCATTTTATCGCGACCGGTATTTGCCGGTAAAAAATGCAGTAAAAGTTTTTTCTATTTATCGTGTAGCTGATGTAGGCTTTCTGCTCACCATGTGGATGAGTCATCATCTTTGGCATGAGAACATCACATTTGTTAAGTTAAACGATGCGGCATTTGTTAATGAACACCTGGCATCTCATTCGGCAATCGGAGTATTCATTTCTTTGATGATTCTGATTTCAGCTGCTGCCAAATCTGCACAGCTTCCGTTCTCATCGTGGTTGCCGCGTGCCATGGAAGGCCCAACGCCATCCAGTGCCATTTTTTACGGATCACTTTCGGTGCATATCGGTGTGTTTTTGTTGCTACGCACTTTCCCGTTTTGGGAACACCAGTTTTCTATTCGCATTTTAATTGGTGTTCTTGGCCTGGTCACCAGTCTGGTCGCTACAGGTATTGCACGTGTTCAGTCTACGGTGAAAAGTCAGATCGCATATTCCTCTATCGCACAGATTGGTTTAATTTTTATTGAGGTAGCAGCCGGTTTTGAAAACCTGGCGCTTTTTCATTTTGCAGGCAATGCTTTTTTACGAACCTATCAGCTACTTGTTTCGCCTTCGGTTGTAAGCTACCTGATTCGCGAGCAGTTTTATCATTTTGTTCCACGCGAACACACGGTGGAGGATTCACTGCCAAAGCGAATTGAATATTCTTTTTATATGCTCTGTTTAAAAGAATGGAACCTTGACTCTTTCATGTATCGCTATTTATGGAATCCGATGAAGACAGCCGGAAATGCATTGGGTTTTTTCTCCGTGAAGCGTGTTGTTATATTCTTTCTAATGGTTACACTGTTGGGGTTGGGTGTTCACGCCATTGCGCAAGCATTGCCTGATGAGTTTGTCAAATCACTTCCGTTTGCATTTGCTTTGCTGGCAGTAACCATGGTATTGAAATCCTTCACAGAGCGAAAGAATGTGTTGGCAAGCTGGATGTTGATAATTGCTAATCATTGTTTGATTGCACTGGCCGTTTCATTCAATGAGCTTTTTGGGCTGGATCATATTGTGATTTACCTGAGCGGTGTAATTGCATTTGGCATTCTTGGGTACCTGGGCTTACTCCGGTTAAAGATGCTGGAGGGCGATATTGACCTTGATCGGTTTCATGGTTATGTATATGCGCATCCGAAAATCACCTTTACCTTTTTATTAAGCTGCCTGGGTATTGCGGGCTTTCCGATATCACCAACCTTTCTGGGTGAAGATTTAATATTCACGCACATTCATGCATATCAGTATGGTCTTGCCTTTTTGGTGGCGCTGAGTTTTATCCTAAATGGATTAGCGCTTATTCGGATTTATGCGCGTGTTTTTCTAGGACCACATGTTAAGTCCATGTATGAGATGGCCTATCGGTCATCCTGA
- a CDS encoding prolyl oligopeptidase family serine peptidase: MKLHALWASGLILIGLVGCQNKEAETALTYPVTQKVDTVDVYFGTEVPDPYRWLENDTAKATADWVTAQNDVTFGYLSNITYRDAVKQRLLELNNYEKLGTPFRRGEYYYFYKNDGLQNQYVLYRKKGENGEAELFLDPNTFSKDGTTTMRGLSFSKDGSLLAFQIAKGGADRAEAVVIRTSDKSLVEDTIRNMKQSSISWKGNDGYYINRFAEGLNKSLGAKNEYQILYYHKLGTPSSQDKVIFGEKEKRRFVSGFVSEDERYLIMTTAEGTTGNELYVQDLSKPDGKILPIKTGFESDQYVIETEGSRLFIETNYQAPNSKVVWVDAANPSYENWKDLIPETENTLSTSAGGGKIFASYLVDVKTQVKQYDLNGKFEREIELPGIGTANGFSGWKDDVNLYYTFTSFTYPPTSFKYNIASGESTEYARPKIDFNPDDFETKQIFYTSKDGTKIPMFIVHKKGIELNGKNPTWLYAYGGFNISLTPSFSASRMVWLENGGIFAQPNLRGGGEYGEKWHLAGTKMNKQNVFDDFIAAGEYLINEKYTSNEYLAINGGSNGGLLIGAVMTQRPDLAKVAFPAVGVMDMLRYHKFTIGAAWAPDYGTAEDSKEMFEYLKRYSPVHALKPGTNYPATMVTTADRDDRVVPAHSFKFAAALQENHAGSNPVLIRIDVNSAHGASNLSKGIESIADQYSFAWYNMGVVPPIAKEDM; the protein is encoded by the coding sequence ATGAAATTACATGCTTTATGGGCATCTGGCTTGATCCTGATTGGTCTTGTTGGCTGTCAGAATAAGGAAGCAGAAACCGCACTAACCTATCCGGTTACACAAAAAGTTGACACCGTTGATGTGTACTTCGGAACAGAAGTTCCCGATCCATACCGTTGGCTGGAGAATGACACCGCCAAAGCCACAGCCGATTGGGTTACCGCACAAAATGATGTTACGTTTGGCTACCTGAGCAACATCACCTATCGCGATGCAGTTAAGCAGCGCCTGCTGGAGCTGAACAATTATGAAAAACTCGGCACCCCTTTCCGCAGAGGTGAATATTATTATTTCTACAAGAATGACGGACTTCAAAATCAATATGTATTGTACCGAAAGAAAGGCGAGAACGGTGAGGCCGAACTGTTTTTAGATCCCAACACCTTTTCAAAAGACGGAACGACCACCATGCGTGGGCTGTCGTTTTCAAAAGACGGTTCCTTGTTAGCTTTTCAAATCGCTAAAGGGGGCGCGGATCGTGCCGAAGCTGTGGTGATCAGAACATCCGACAAATCGTTGGTGGAAGATACCATTCGGAATATGAAGCAAAGTTCCATTTCCTGGAAAGGCAATGACGGTTATTACATCAACCGGTTTGCTGAAGGGTTGAACAAAAGTCTGGGTGCAAAGAATGAATATCAGATACTCTATTATCATAAGCTGGGTACCCCCTCTTCTCAGGATAAAGTGATTTTTGGTGAAAAGGAAAAGCGGAGATTTGTAAGCGGATTTGTTTCTGAAGATGAGCGCTATTTAATTATGACAACTGCCGAAGGCACCACCGGCAATGAGTTATATGTTCAGGACTTATCTAAACCTGATGGTAAGATTTTGCCCATCAAAACGGGATTCGAAAGCGATCAATATGTAATCGAAACCGAAGGGTCAAGATTGTTCATTGAAACAAATTACCAGGCGCCAAATTCAAAAGTTGTTTGGGTGGATGCGGCTAACCCATCATACGAAAACTGGAAAGATCTGATTCCGGAAACGGAGAACACCCTAAGTACATCAGCAGGTGGAGGAAAAATTTTTGCAAGTTATTTGGTTGATGTAAAGACTCAGGTTAAGCAGTATGATCTGAATGGCAAGTTTGAGCGCGAAATAGAACTGCCTGGCATTGGAACGGCCAATGGTTTTAGCGGATGGAAAGATGATGTAAACCTGTATTACACCTTTACCTCATTTACCTACCCGCCAACCAGCTTTAAATACAACATCGCTTCCGGTGAGTCAACGGAATATGCACGGCCAAAAATTGACTTTAATCCGGATGATTTTGAGACCAAACAAATATTCTACACCAGCAAGGACGGTACAAAAATTCCCATGTTCATTGTACACAAAAAGGGGATTGAACTTAATGGTAAGAACCCAACGTGGTTATATGCCTATGGAGGCTTCAACATTAGTTTGACACCTTCTTTCAGCGCATCAAGAATGGTGTGGCTGGAGAACGGTGGCATTTTTGCACAACCAAACCTTCGCGGTGGCGGTGAATACGGAGAGAAGTGGCATTTGGCTGGAACAAAGATGAACAAGCAAAATGTGTTTGATGATTTTATTGCAGCAGGTGAGTACTTAATAAACGAAAAGTATACATCCAATGAGTACCTGGCTATAAATGGAGGGTCAAATGGTGGGTTATTGATCGGAGCGGTGATGACTCAACGACCTGATTTGGCTAAAGTAGCTTTTCCTGCGGTGGGTGTGATGGACATGTTGCGCTATCATAAGTTTACAATAGGAGCAGCCTGGGCTCCGGATTATGGAACTGCTGAGGATTCAAAAGAGATGTTTGAGTATTTGAAAAGATATTCGCCAGTTCATGCGTTAAAACCCGGAACAAATTACCCGGCTACAATGGTAACTACCGCTGATCGCGATGACCGGGTGGTGCCGGCACATAGTTTCAAGTTTGCTGCAGCACTGCAGGAAAATCATGCGGGTAGCAATCCTGTGTTAATCCGTATAGATGTGAACTCGGCTCATGGTGCTTCAAACCTGAGTAAAGGAATTGAATCCATTGCCGATCAATATTCATTTGCGTGGTATAATATGGGCGTAGTTCCACCTATAGCGAAAGAGGATATGTAA